A genomic stretch from Bos javanicus breed banteng chromosome 3, ARS-OSU_banteng_1.0, whole genome shotgun sequence includes:
- the LOC133245090 gene encoding keratin-associated protein 5-11-like has translation MSCQQNQQQCQPPPKCAPKCPTPKCPPKCPPVSSCCDVSSEGCCGSSSGDCCSSGCGGCCLSHHRRHRSHHRRRHRSDCCSQSSGGSGCCGGGSGQSFGGRSLCAGLTCCLSLPQILNPPTKMSCQQNQQQCQPPPKCVPKCPTPKCPPKCPPVSSCCDVSSEGCCGSSSGGCCSSGCGGCCLSHHRRRRSHHCRPHRSDCCSQPSGSSGCCGGGSGQSFGGGCC, from the exons ATGTCCTGCCAGCAGAACCAACAGCAGTGCCAGCCCCCTCCTAAGTGTGCCCCCAAGTGCCCCACCCCAAAATGCCCCCCAAAGTGTCCCCCAGTCTCCTCCTGCTGTGATGTCAGCTCCGAGGGCTGCTGCGGCTCCAGCTCCGGGGACTGCTGCAGCTCTGGGTGTGGGGGCTGctgcctgagccaccacagaCGCCACAGGTCCCACCACCGCAGACGCCACAGGTCTGACTGCTGCAGCCAGTCCTCGGGGGGCTCCGGGTGCTGTGGAGGCGGGAGTGGTCAGTCCTTTGGAG GGAGGTCTCTGTGTGCTGGTCTGAcctgctgtctgtctctccctcagATCCTGAACCCGCCCACCAAGATGTCCTGCCAGCAGAACCAGCAGCAGTGCCAGCCTCCTCCCAAGTGCGTCCCCAAGTGCCCCACCCCTAAATGCCCCCCAAAATGCCCCCCAGTCTCCTCCTGCTGTGATGTCAGCTCCGAGGGCTGCTGCGGCTCCAGCTCCGGGGGCTGCTGCAGCTCTGGGTGTGGGGGCTGCTGCCTGAGCCACCACAGGCGCCGCAGGTCCCACCACTGCAGACCCCACAGGTCTGACTGCTGCAGCCAGCCCTCGGGGAGCTCCGGGTGCTGTGGAGGAGGCAGTGGTCAGTCCTTTGGAGGTGGCTGCTGCTGA